The Flavobacteriales bacterium genome includes a region encoding these proteins:
- the rplL gene encoding 50S ribosomal protein L7/L12, producing the protein MADLKSFAEQLVNLTVKEVKELADILKDEYGIEPAAAAVAVAGPAAAGDAGADAAEEKTEFTVVLKSAGASKLNVVKVVKELTGLGLKEAKEIVDGAPKEIKENVAKDEADALKAKLEEAGAEVEIK; encoded by the coding sequence ATGGCAGATTTAAAATCATTTGCAGAACAGTTGGTTAACCTTACCGTTAAAGAAGTAAAAGAATTAGCCGACATTTTGAAAGACGAATATGGCATTGAGCCTGCAGCTGCGGCTGTTGCTGTTGCTGGACCTGCTGCGGCAGGTGATGCTGGTGCTGATGCAGCTGAAGAGAAAACTGAATTTACAGTTGTATTGAAATCAGCAGGTGCTTCAAAACTAAACGTAGTTAAGGTTGTAAAAGAACTTACAGGTTTAGGTTTGAAAGAAGCTAAAGAAATAGTTGACGGAGCTCCAAAAGAAATCAAGGAAAACGTAGCTAAAGACGAAGCAGACGCTTTGAAAGCTAAACTTGAAGAAGCTGGAGCAGAAGTTGAAATTAAGTAA
- a CDS encoding 50S ribosomal protein L10: MTREEKDQLIDQLVDSFNKYEFIYVTDSSELTANSNNELRRMLHKNGVKMQVAKNSLIKQALVRAEKDWGDLTDTLKGTTALLFASNPKAPAIAIKDFRKKGTKPVLKGAFLDSSVYIGDNQLEGLINYKSKEDLIGEIIGLLQSPAKNVISALQSGGGTLAGLLKTLSDREN, translated from the coding sequence ATGACACGAGAGGAAAAAGACCAGTTGATAGACCAACTTGTTGATAGTTTTAACAAGTATGAGTTTATATACGTTACCGATAGCTCAGAGTTAACAGCAAATTCAAACAATGAGCTAAGACGAATGCTCCACAAAAATGGAGTTAAAATGCAAGTAGCTAAGAATTCCCTAATAAAACAGGCATTAGTGAGAGCCGAGAAAGATTGGGGAGATCTTACTGATACCCTTAAAGGGACAACAGCACTCTTATTCGCTTCCAATCCAAAAGCACCGGCAATTGCTATTAAAGACTTTCGCAAGAAAGGAACTAAACCGGTGTTGAAGGGTGCATTCCTTGATAGCTCTGTATATATTGGTGATAACCAATTAGAAGGACTTATCAATTACAAATCTAAAGAAGATTTGATTGGAGAAATTATCGGACTTCTTCAATCACCTGCCAAAAATGTTATTTCAGCACTTCAATCAGGTGGTGGCACATTGGCTGGGCTTCTTAAAACTTTATCCGATAGAGAAAATTAA
- a CDS encoding 50S ribosomal protein L1, which yields MAKISKKRKQALAKVDKERLYSLSEASNLVKEITFTKFDSSVDLDVKLGVDPRQANQMVRGVASLPHGTGKDVRVLVLCTPDKEEEAKAAGADHVGLDDFIEKISGGWVDVDVIITMPSVMAKLGRLGRILGPRNLMPNPKSGTVTMEVGKAVTEVKAGKIDFKVDKTGIIHSAIGKVSFSPDKIQDNAKEFIQTLHRLKPSAAKGTYFQSITMSSTMSPGIKVDVSSVPGI from the coding sequence ATGGCAAAAATTTCTAAAAAAAGAAAACAAGCCCTTGCTAAAGTTGATAAAGAAAGGCTTTATAGCTTAAGTGAGGCATCGAACTTGGTAAAGGAAATTACCTTTACAAAGTTCGATTCATCGGTAGATTTAGACGTTAAATTGGGTGTTGACCCACGTCAGGCAAATCAAATGGTTCGTGGTGTAGCTTCTCTACCTCACGGAACTGGTAAAGACGTTAGAGTATTGGTGCTTTGCACCCCCGACAAAGAGGAAGAGGCAAAAGCTGCCGGAGCAGACCACGTAGGTTTAGATGATTTCATCGAAAAAATTAGTGGTGGTTGGGTTGACGTTGACGTTATCATTACCATGCCCAGCGTTATGGCCAAATTAGGTCGTCTTGGTAGAATTTTAGGACCAAGAAACTTAATGCCAAACCCAAAATCAGGAACCGTAACCATGGAAGTGGGCAAGGCGGTTACCGAGGTAAAAGCGGGTAAAATAGATTTCAAAGTTGATAAAACTGGTATAATTCATAGTGCTATAGGAAAAGTATCCTTTAGTCCAGATAAAATTCAGGACAATGCCAAAGAATTTATCCAAACCCTTCACAGATTGAAACCATCTGCGGCAAAAGGTACGTATTTTCAGTCTATTACAATGTCTAGCACAATGAGTCCGGGCATTAAGGTTGACGTTAGTAGTGTTCCAGGAATTTAA
- the secE gene encoding preprotein translocase subunit SecE: MEKLRNLWYTTKDELLNKVSWPTWDELMQSTKIVLVASLVFAAIIYILDKTSDLITGVIYKFLT; this comes from the coding sequence ATGGAGAAGCTAAGAAATTTATGGTACACAACCAAGGATGAGTTGCTCAACAAGGTAAGTTGGCCAACTTGGGATGAATTGATGCAAAGCACAAAGATTGTATTGGTGGCATCATTGGTTTTTGCCGCCATAATCTATATCCTTGACAAAACCTCCGACCTAATAACAGGAGTTATTTACAAATTTTTAACCTAA
- the nusG gene encoding transcription termination/antitermination factor NusG, translating into MEQVSSDFKWYVVRAITGQEKKVKAMIESELAFEKLTDYVPQILIPTERVYEIKNGKKTSREKNYFPGYILIHANLVGEVLPTIKAINGVVGFLGDEDGSPIPMRQSEVNRILGQVDEANETGGTMIEPFIVGEMVKVNDGPFSGFNGVIEEVNEEKKKLKVMVKIFGRKTPLELNYVQVEKE; encoded by the coding sequence ATGGAACAAGTATCGAGCGATTTTAAATGGTATGTGGTTAGGGCAATTACCGGACAAGAAAAGAAGGTAAAGGCCATGATTGAGTCGGAGTTGGCATTTGAAAAACTGACCGACTATGTTCCTCAAATATTGATACCAACCGAACGAGTTTATGAAATAAAAAACGGAAAAAAGACCTCAAGAGAGAAAAATTATTTTCCGGGATACATATTAATCCATGCCAACTTAGTGGGAGAGGTATTGCCAACCATAAAAGCAATTAACGGAGTGGTTGGTTTTTTGGGGGATGAAGATGGAAGCCCCATACCAATGAGACAATCTGAGGTAAATAGAATTTTGGGTCAGGTTGACGAGGCCAACGAAACTGGAGGAACAATGATAGAACCTTTCATTGTTGGAGAAATGGTGAAGGTGAACGACGGGCCGTTTAGCGGTTTCAATGGCGTAATTGAAGAGGTTAACGAAGAAAAGAAAAAATTGAAAGTAATGGTGAAGATTTTCGGAAGAAAAACGCCATTAGAATTAAACTACGTTCAAGTAGAAAAAGAATAA
- the rplK gene encoding 50S ribosomal protein L11 encodes MAKQITGYVKLQVKGGAANPAPPIGPALGSKGVNIVDFCKQFNARTQDRPGKILPVVITVYQDKSFDFIIKTPPVASQLLELTKLKGGSAEPNRRKVAKVTWDQVRTIAEDKMPDLNAFEVKSAMRMVAGTARSMGITVTGQFPEDN; translated from the coding sequence ATGGCAAAGCAAATTACAGGTTACGTAAAACTGCAAGTTAAAGGTGGAGCAGCAAATCCAGCTCCTCCAATTGGACCGGCATTGGGTTCTAAAGGAGTAAACATTGTTGATTTTTGCAAACAATTTAATGCAAGAACTCAAGATAGACCTGGTAAAATATTACCGGTTGTAATTACAGTTTACCAAGATAAATCATTTGACTTTATTATTAAAACTCCACCCGTTGCATCGCAACTTTTGGAGTTGACCAAATTAAAAGGTGGGTCGGCAGAGCCTAACAGAAGAAAAGTTGCTAAGGTAACTTGGGATCAAGTACGAACCATTGCAGAAGACAAAATGCCCGATTTAAATGCATTTGAAGTAAAATCGGCCATGCGAATGGTGGCAGGAACTGCTAGAAGCATGGGAATAACTGTTACCGGACAGTTTCCGGAAGATAACTAA
- the rpoB gene encoding DNA-directed RNA polymerase subunit beta: protein MSTVQNKKQRINFARIPEVVKYPDFLDVQVKSFQEFFQLETSSEDRVNEGLFKVFSENFPITDSRNIFVLEFLDYFIDPPRYTIAECIDRGLTYAVPLKAKLKLSCNDIEHEDFETIVQDVYLGTLPYMTPRGTFIINGAERVIVSQLHRSPGVFFAQSYHTNGTKLYSARVIPFKGSWIEFATDVNNVMYAYIDRKKKFPVTTLLRAIGYETDKDILDIFGLAEEVKVSKAALKRCVGRRLAARVLRSWIEDFVDEDTGEVVSIERNEVIIERDTIIENEHVDEIIDAGVKTVILSNESNSKNDFAIIHNTLQKDTSNSGKEAVEHIYRQLRNTDPPDEETARGIIDRLFFSDKRYDLGDVGRYRINKKLKLNTPDDIRVLTKEDIISIIQYLIELSNSRTDVDDIDHLSNRRVRTVGEQLYAQFGVGLARMARTIRERMNIRDNEVFTPTDLINARTLSSVINSFFGTNQLSQFMDQTNPLAEITHKRRMSALGPGGLSRDRAGFEVRDVHYTHYGRLCTIETPEGPNIGLISSLCVHAKINSMGFIETPYRKVEGGKVADDVTFLSAEEEDGRIIAQANAPLTKTNEFANGEVKARNEADYPIVKPEEVDYMDVAPNQIVSIAASLIPFLEHDDANRALMGSNMQRQAVPLLRPEAPIVGTGLEQKIAEDSRNLINSEGDGVVEYVDANEIRIRYDLDEDQKTVSFIGEVKSYPITKFQRTNQNTCINLRPIVKKGDRVSKGQVLCDGYATDNGELALGRNLKVAFMPWQGYNFEDAIVISEKVVKDDYFTSIHIVEYELEVRDTKRGEEELTNDIPNVSEEATKNLDENGLIRIGARVKEGDILIGKITPKGESEPSPEEKLLRAIFGDKAGDVKDASLKASPSTAGIVIDKKLFSRVKKDKTIKADDKVKLSKLDAEHEKNVTKLKAVLVEKLFKVVNGRTSQGVSNLYFEEVIPRGTKFTQKLLADIDYSTVSYNGWTSDESKNKLISETLNNFKLKLNEVTTDYKRQHFAISVGDELPTGILQMAKVYLANKRKLKVGDKMAGRHGNKGIVARIVPEADMPFLEDGTPVDIVLNPLGVPSRMNLGQIYETVLGWAGKELGLTFATPIFDGATEGDIEKYVKESGIPTNGSTYLYNGLTGERFDQRTTVGVIYMLKLGHMVDDKMHSRSIGPYSLITQQPLGGKAQFGGQRFGEMEVWALEAFGASNILREILTVKSDDIVGRAKTYEAIVKGDNSVEPGLPESFNVLLHELRGLGLEMTFD, encoded by the coding sequence TTGTCAACAGTTCAGAACAAAAAACAAAGAATCAATTTTGCACGAATACCGGAAGTGGTAAAATACCCTGACTTCCTGGATGTGCAGGTGAAATCGTTTCAAGAGTTTTTCCAACTTGAAACATCATCAGAAGATAGAGTTAATGAAGGACTCTTTAAGGTGTTTAGCGAAAACTTTCCTATTACGGATTCGCGAAACATATTTGTGTTGGAGTTTTTGGATTATTTCATCGACCCCCCACGTTATACCATTGCCGAATGTATTGACAGAGGCTTAACCTATGCCGTGCCTCTAAAGGCTAAACTAAAACTTTCGTGTAATGATATAGAACACGAAGATTTTGAAACCATAGTTCAGGATGTTTATTTGGGTACGCTACCCTATATGACTCCTCGAGGAACATTCATTATTAATGGTGCTGAGCGTGTTATTGTTTCACAACTACACCGTTCGCCAGGGGTGTTCTTTGCTCAAAGCTATCATACCAACGGAACAAAACTTTACTCTGCAAGGGTAATTCCGTTTAAAGGTAGCTGGATTGAGTTTGCTACTGACGTGAACAACGTTATGTATGCATATATTGACCGTAAGAAAAAGTTTCCGGTAACAACTCTTTTACGTGCTATTGGCTACGAAACTGATAAAGATATTCTTGACATCTTTGGCTTGGCCGAAGAGGTAAAAGTTTCAAAAGCAGCTCTAAAAAGATGTGTAGGAAGACGACTCGCTGCAAGAGTTCTAAGATCATGGATTGAAGACTTTGTGGATGAGGATACTGGAGAGGTTGTGTCTATTGAGCGAAATGAGGTAATCATTGAGCGTGACACCATTATTGAAAATGAGCATGTAGATGAAATCATTGATGCCGGCGTTAAAACCGTTATTTTAAGTAATGAAAGCAATAGCAAAAATGATTTTGCTATTATTCACAACACACTCCAAAAAGATACCTCCAATAGTGGTAAAGAAGCCGTCGAGCATATCTACCGTCAGTTAAGAAACACTGATCCACCAGATGAAGAAACAGCTCGTGGTATTATTGACAGATTGTTCTTTTCTGATAAAAGATATGATTTGGGGGATGTTGGTAGATATAGAATCAACAAAAAACTAAAATTGAATACTCCTGATGATATCCGAGTTTTAACAAAAGAAGACATCATCAGCATAATCCAATATCTGATAGAGTTGAGTAACTCTCGTACGGATGTGGACGATATTGACCATTTGAGCAACAGAAGGGTGCGAACCGTTGGTGAGCAACTTTACGCTCAATTTGGTGTGGGCTTAGCTCGTATGGCTCGAACTATTCGCGAAAGAATGAATATTCGGGATAACGAGGTATTTACCCCAACAGATTTGATAAATGCAAGAACCCTTTCTTCGGTTATCAATTCATTTTTTGGAACCAACCAGTTGTCTCAGTTTATGGATCAAACCAATCCATTGGCAGAGATAACGCACAAAAGAAGAATGTCGGCACTTGGACCCGGTGGTTTATCGAGAGATAGAGCCGGTTTTGAGGTTCGTGACGTTCATTATACCCACTATGGTCGGTTGTGTACAATCGAAACACCAGAGGGACCAAACATTGGTTTGATTTCTTCGCTATGTGTACATGCAAAAATCAACAGCATGGGCTTTATCGAAACACCTTATCGAAAAGTAGAAGGTGGAAAGGTTGCCGATGATGTTACTTTCTTGAGTGCAGAGGAAGAAGATGGAAGAATCATTGCTCAAGCCAACGCCCCATTGACAAAAACCAACGAATTTGCCAATGGTGAGGTAAAAGCCAGAAACGAAGCGGACTATCCGATTGTAAAACCGGAAGAAGTCGATTATATGGACGTAGCTCCAAATCAAATCGTTTCTATTGCAGCATCATTAATTCCATTTTTGGAGCATGACGATGCCAACCGTGCGTTGATGGGTTCTAACATGCAACGTCAAGCTGTTCCATTGCTTCGTCCGGAAGCACCAATTGTTGGAACAGGACTTGAGCAAAAAATTGCAGAAGATTCTCGAAACCTTATCAATTCAGAAGGTGACGGAGTGGTTGAATATGTTGATGCCAACGAAATAAGAATTAGATACGATTTAGACGAAGATCAAAAAACCGTATCCTTTATTGGCGAGGTTAAATCATATCCTATTACCAAATTTCAACGTACAAACCAAAATACTTGTATCAACTTAAGACCTATTGTTAAAAAAGGTGATAGAGTATCGAAAGGACAAGTGTTGTGCGATGGATATGCCACAGATAATGGCGAGCTTGCATTGGGTAGAAACCTAAAAGTAGCTTTTATGCCGTGGCAAGGATACAACTTTGAGGATGCGATTGTAATTTCAGAAAAAGTTGTTAAGGATGACTATTTCACTTCAATCCATATCGTTGAATACGAACTTGAAGTTCGAGATACAAAACGAGGAGAGGAAGAGCTAACCAATGATATTCCAAACGTAAGCGAAGAGGCAACAAAAAACCTCGACGAAAACGGTTTGATTAGAATTGGTGCTCGTGTAAAAGAAGGAGACATTCTTATCGGTAAAATCACTCCAAAAGGCGAGTCAGAACCATCTCCAGAAGAGAAACTTTTGAGAGCCATTTTTGGTGATAAAGCCGGTGACGTAAAGGATGCCAGTTTAAAAGCCTCGCCATCTACGGCAGGTATTGTTATCGACAAAAAACTATTTTCTCGGGTAAAGAAAGACAAAACCATCAAAGCGGATGACAAAGTGAAATTGTCTAAACTTGATGCAGAACACGAGAAAAATGTAACGAAACTTAAAGCCGTATTGGTTGAAAAACTTTTCAAAGTGGTAAACGGAAGAACCTCACAAGGAGTTTCAAACTTATACTTTGAAGAGGTAATACCAAGAGGAACAAAGTTTACTCAAAAATTATTGGCAGATATTGATTACAGCACTGTTTCATACAACGGCTGGACATCAGACGAATCCAAGAATAAGTTGATTTCTGAAACCTTAAACAACTTTAAACTTAAGTTAAACGAGGTTACAACCGACTACAAACGTCAGCACTTTGCTATCAGTGTTGGAGACGAGCTTCCAACGGGTATCCTTCAAATGGCAAAGGTTTATTTGGCCAACAAAAGAAAGTTGAAAGTGGGAGATAAGATGGCCGGTCGCCACGGAAACAAGGGTATTGTTGCCCGCATCGTTCCAGAAGCCGACATGCCTTTCTTGGAAGACGGAACTCCGGTAGATATTGTTTTGAACCCGCTGGGCGTACCTTCACGTATGAACTTGGGTCAGATATATGAAACCGTTTTGGGATGGGCAGGAAAAGAGTTAGGATTAACTTTTGCCACACCAATTTTTGACGGAGCCACAGAAGGAGACATCGAAAAGTATGTGAAAGAATCTGGAATCCCGACAAACGGTTCAACGTATTTGTACAACGGTTTGACAGGTGAACGATTTGATCAAAGAACCACGGTTGGTGTGATATACATGCTGAAACTTGGTCACATGGTTGACGACAAAATGCACTCTCGTTCTATTGGGCCATACTCATTAATTACTCAACAACCACTTGGCGGTAAAGCACAATTTGGTGGTCAGCGTTTTGGTGAGATGGAGGTTTGGGCATTGGAAGCTTTCGGTGCTTCAAACATTCTACGAGAAATCTTGACCGTAAAATCGGATGATATTGTGGGTAGAGCCAAAACATACGAAGCAATCGTAAAAGGCGATAACAGCGTTGAACCGGGATTACCTGAGTCATTCAACGTATTGTTGCACGAATTGCGTGGTTTGGGTCTTGAAATGACTTTCGATTGA